Part of the Chlorogloeopsis sp. ULAP01 genome, GGACTATTAATTACAAATAAAACGCAAGCTCAGTCTCCAAATTCAGAACATAATACTCATCACCCATCTGCTCAAGCAACTCCTTCCCAACGAGGAATGATGACTCAAGTGGATCGGCATTTCATCGAAATGATGGTTCCCCACCATGAAGAAACTGTGAAAATGGCGGATCTGGCTTTAACCCGTACTAAACGGCCTGAAATCAAAAAACTGGCTGAAACAATTAAAAAAGACCGAAGCCGCGAAATTCAACAAATGCGAACTTGGTATAAGGCATGGTACGGCACAGAAGTACCTGCTAATGCAATGGCTGGCATGGGAATGATGAGAATGCAGCAGGGTATGGGTCAAGACAACCAGGGAATGATGAGGATGTCCGGGAAGCAGAACATGATGGGCATGGAAATGCATTTGGAAGACTTGAAGAATACCTCTGACTTCGACCGTGAATTTATTCGTCAAATGATTCACCATAACCAAATGGGAGTGATGATGTCGCAGATGGCACTTAACAGCGCTACCAAGCCAGAAATTCGCAACTTAGCTCAATCCATCATTAAGACTCAAACTGCTGAAATCGCACAGATGCAGCAATGGTATCAGGCTTGGTATCAGCCTACTCCTACACAAAGTCAACAATGAGTTTGAAAAGGTTGATGTTAATTTTATTGGCTGTAAGTCTTGGGATGATTGCTGGATTGCTTGTTGTGAATAGTATACAACCTCAAGCTTTGCAGCCGTCAAAACACCAAGACCCCTACCTCCATCCTCTTGGAAGAACAGCAGAATAATAATGCTGCATTGCAAAATAGCAGCAAGGAAGGTTCCAATGAAAGTGATTGTTTCTGTAAGTTCTGGTACAAATGACCCAACCCTTGCCACTCTAGGGATGTTGGCAGCAAAAGTTGCAGTCGATGAAGGTCATGAAGTAATAGTGTGGCTCCAGGGTGAAGGTGTAACTATAGCCAATAAAAATGTTTACGACAAAATTCAGGGGCTAAATATGCCACCGATGAAAGCTGTAGTAGAAGCGCTGTTATCTGCAAATGTGCCTATCTGGGTTTGTGAGGCTTGTGCTAAGGGTCGCAACATTACGCCAGAAAACTGGATATCAACCGCCAGTTACAAGAATATGAGCGATTATGTCAGCACGGCATTGAGTATGGATAAAAGCTTGAACTTCTGATACAGAGCAAAACAGGGTGTACTCACAAGCTCTAGAAAATTTGGAGCCACAATTGTGAACATCGAGCTTCGACACTTGCATTACTTTATAGCTGTGGCGGAAGAGCTGAACTTTGGGCGGGCAGCTGAACGACTCCACATTGCTCAACCTCCGCTGACTCGGCAAATTCGTCATCTAGAAGAGGAGTTGGGAGTAAAACTCTTTCACCGCACCACGCGCCGGATTCAGTTAACAGAGCCAGGCCGAGTTTATTTGGCGGAAGCCCGTCGAGTGCTAGCGCAGATTCAAGAAGGGATTGTTCTGGCACGGCTTGCCAGTCGGGGTGAGATAGGTCGGCTTGTTATCGGATTTGAGGGTTCCTCTGCCTATGACATCGTGCCGTTGTCGGTAAAGGTCTTCAAAGAACGGTTTCCTAAAGTAAACCTAATTGTATACGAGATGACCACAGGCGATCAGGTACAAGCTCTACATAATGCTCACATTGAAATTGGCTTCGTTGTACCGCCACTCTCTAATGCTTGCAATCTCATGGTTGAAAACATCTTGCGAGAGCCACTAGTCGTAGCTCTACCACAGACACATCATCTCTCTAACCAATCAGAGTTGAATATGGCAAACCTTAACGACGAAACCTTCATAATCTGTCCACGCCATCATAAGTGTGGCCTATATGACCATGTAATTGCAGTTTGTCATCAGGCTGGTTTTAGTCCAAGACTCACTCAAGAAACTTCGGAGGTGCAAAGTATATTGGGCTTTGTTGCAGCAGGGCTTGGCGTTGCCTTATTACCTGCTTCCGTCACGCATTTACAGAAATCAGGAGTAGTTTATCGGAGGTTACAACCCCCCACTGCGGAGCTTGAGTTGGCGATCGCCTGGCAAAGAGAGAAATCGTCCCCCATGTTGCCAGCCTTTATTGAAATCGTCAAAGAATTTGCTCGTCAAATGGCTAATGAAAACGGCTATCAAACAGGAGAGTAGTTTTTAAATACATCTGAATTCATACACAAAAATTTATTAATACTCATATGGTATGAATTACTTTCAAAAAAAGTATTTGACAAATACTAAATTGTGAAATTATATCGAATTTTATTCTCTAAAATTTATGTATAAATGTATTTATAAAAAGAATGTAAAAATAATTTCAATCTAGTATATTCAAACCTATGATGAATAAAAATTGACTCAAATTAGCCCCAAATAAAGAAAACTTTAAAGAAGTTACAAACTGGATGCATTTGAGAAATTAATAACTTTTCATAAAAAGCTTTATCAACAAGAAATCTCTTCAAATTCACGAGCTATTTAACCAAAAGGAGTTGAAATTATGTTTGAAAAACTTTTTAAATGGCGACACAATCAAGTCGGTCAAGAAACGCAAGACAAACTTGCTGTAGATCCTATCTGCGGTATGACAGTGGAAAAAGCTACAGCACTAAAATCAGAACGAAACGGACAGACCTATTATTTTTGCAGTGCCGTTTGCCAGCGCACCTTTGAATCATCACAAGCCGAGTGAACTTTTACTACAGAAATAAATAACAAATAAATTCAACTTAATGTCTTCGACAACGAAGGGTAAGCAGAGGCACCTGTAAAACTCAAAACTCTAAACAGGAATTTGGAGAAAGATGACAAGAACCAACAAGCATACACATCACGGACA contains:
- a CDS encoding LysR substrate-binding domain-containing protein; the encoded protein is MNIELRHLHYFIAVAEELNFGRAAERLHIAQPPLTRQIRHLEEELGVKLFHRTTRRIQLTEPGRVYLAEARRVLAQIQEGIVLARLASRGEIGRLVIGFEGSSAYDIVPLSVKVFKERFPKVNLIVYEMTTGDQVQALHNAHIEIGFVVPPLSNACNLMVENILREPLVVALPQTHHLSNQSELNMANLNDETFIICPRHHKCGLYDHVIAVCHQAGFSPRLTQETSEVQSILGFVAAGLGVALLPASVTHLQKSGVVYRRLQPPTAELELAIAWQREKSSPMLPAFIEIVKEFARQMANENGYQTGE
- a CDS encoding YHS domain-containing protein, whose amino-acid sequence is MFEKLFKWRHNQVGQETQDKLAVDPICGMTVEKATALKSERNGQTYYFCSAVCQRTFESSQAE
- a CDS encoding DUF305 domain-containing protein, which gives rise to MKNRILIYSLTGLLTSSVLAGLLITNKTQAQSPNSEHNTHHPSAQATPSQRGMMTQVDRHFIEMMVPHHEETVKMADLALTRTKRPEIKKLAETIKKDRSREIQQMRTWYKAWYGTEVPANAMAGMGMMRMQQGMGQDNQGMMRMSGKQNMMGMEMHLEDLKNTSDFDREFIRQMIHHNQMGVMMSQMALNSATKPEIRNLAQSIIKTQTAEIAQMQQWYQAWYQPTPTQSQQ
- a CDS encoding DsrE family protein is translated as MKVIVSVSSGTNDPTLATLGMLAAKVAVDEGHEVIVWLQGEGVTIANKNVYDKIQGLNMPPMKAVVEALLSANVPIWVCEACAKGRNITPENWISTASYKNMSDYVSTALSMDKSLNF